Below is a genomic region from Helianthus annuus cultivar XRQ/B chromosome 2, HanXRQr2.0-SUNRISE, whole genome shotgun sequence.
TTGGCATATGTGGTAGGTATAGGGGAAATGGTAGTAGTGGTGGTGAAGGCCGATGGAGTAGTGGATCGAGCCTTAGATCGAGTGGTCATAGGGTGTGAATTGGCTGAAGGAGCAGGGTTAGCCAGCTGTGGAATGGGCTGGGTAGTGGACTGGTTACCCGGGTAGTGCTGGGAAGTGTTTCGTGCTGGTTGGTATGGGTCGGCTGCTGTAGGGTTGTGGGACTGTGGGGCCACAGGTTGTTGGGCTGGCTGCTGTTGGGTTGTGGGAGGTCTGGGACGGCGACTGTAGGTGAACGGGAAAGGGGCCGTGACAGACGGCTTTTGAACAGGTCGAGTTAAAGTAAAACCCGGGGGGATGGGGTCATCTAAAAAATTATAAGTGGTGGGGTTTTGAGGAATCGTGTAGGGGAACACGTGTTCATCAAAAGTCACATGGCGAGAGATGTGCACTTTGCCAGTGGTCAGGTCAAAACAACGGCACCCTCGAAAGTCGGGTGGGTACCCAAGAAAGATGCAATGAATGGCTCGTGCATGCAACTTATGTGGTTGGGTGGCTGAGGTGTTAGGATAACAAGCACACCCGAAAACCCGTAGGTGTTCATACTCGGGATGGCGAAGGTAAAGGGCAAAGTTAGGAGTATAAAAGTTTAGGCGTTTTGTGGGTAAGATATTATGCAAGTACACGGCTGTGTGTAAGGCTTCCACCCAAAAGGGCGGGGGAAGATTGGCATGAATTAGCAGAGGACGAATGATGTCATTGAGGCGACGAATCATTCGTTCTGCCCGGTCATTTTGGGATGAGGTTTGGGGGCAAGCAAACCGAAACAGGAGGCCATGTTGGTCTGCAAAGTTTTAAAGGCCTTGTTGTCAAATTCGCCCCCAAGGTCACATTGAAAAGTTTTAATTTTTCGATGAAATTGTGTTTCAATTAACCGGTGAAATTTAGCAAAAGTGGGAAAAGTGTCAGACTTGTATTTAAGTGGGTATGCCCACACGAAGTGTGAAAAGTTATCTATGAGAACCATATAGTATTTGTACCCCGTTTTACTCGTGATTGGAGATGTCCACAAGTCGCAGTGAATTATATCTAAAGGTGCAAAGGTGAAAGTATTAGAAGCATGAAAAGGTAATCGTTTACTATTTGAAATTTGACAAGAATTGCAAAGATTTGAGTTGGAACTCTTATTACATTGAAGATTGAAATTACGACTTAAAAGTTCTAAAACTTGAGTTCCTGGGTGACCCAAACGATCGTGCCAAGGAAGACTTGTGGAAGCAATAAATGTGGCTTGGGGAGGTAATTGCGGCTGAGTAAACGGATAGAGATTTCCAGTGCTGTTGTGACGGGACAGCAGCTTCTTAGTTTTAAGATCCTTCAAGGAAAAGCCAAAAGGGTCAAATTCAACAGAAACTTGATTATCACGAGTAAAACGTCTGACTGAAATAAGATTTTTGATAATATGTGGGCTGTAAAGGACATTGGGCAGGACATATGTGCGGTTGGGGAGGGAGTGAAAACCCGTACCAGATCCATGTATTGGTAAAAATTGCCATTGCCCACCAATAATTTACTACAAACAGGAGACTTATGTGGGATAAGAATTTTACCTTGTTCATGTGTGACGTGAGACTCAGCCCCGGAGTCGAAGACATCTGAAGCCCAAGAGGAAGAAGGCTGGTTCATCTGCATATTGTTGAAAGCTACACTGAGATCAGAAGGACTCAAGGCATTGTACACCCCCTGAGGTGAAGGGCTAAAACCACCGAATTGTTGCTGAGGAACGGCGGAAAAATGAGCCTGTGATGGTGCTGTTTGCTGCTGACCGGTGCTGGAATTGGGTCGCCACTGCTGCTGGGTCGGATAGGGGCAAGGTGGAGGTGTCCACTAGGCCCAGTTTGGATACCCAGGCTGCTGAGAGAAGCCGGAATGCTGCTGCTGTTGACCGGACCAGTTCTGTTTGTTGCTGCTGCCGCGTCCCCTGCCACCACGCCGGTTCCAGGACCCACGTCCCCGGCCTCTACCACGAGTGGAAGAGGAGTTGGGGTCTGAAGAGGGAGTTTGCTGGTTGTTTTGAGGGGTGGTTTGAGAGGATGTGGCGGCTAAAACAGTGGAATGAGAGTCTTTTTGGGCGTCTAAACGCAGAATTTCATCTTGTAGCATACTAACGGCTTGATCCCAATCAACACCATTCTGATTTATAAGGGCTGCAGTAGTGTTGAACTCGGCTGGGAGACCCCTTACCAGTTGAAGAACAAGACGGGATTCGGTCACAGGAACATCGACATCGGCCAGTTGGTTTGCAAGGTCAGTCAATTGCTGACAATAGGCTTCAACGGAGGAGCAAGCCGACAAAGACAAATTACAGAACTTTGTTTCCAATGATGCAGCACGTGCCTTCTTGTTGCTGAGATATATCTTCTCAAGTTTGGACCACGCAGCATGAGCTGTAGCAGTGCTGCTATCCATGACTCGTTTAAGAAGGGCATCGGAGAGCGTGCTGAATATCCATTGAAGGACAAGCGCATCGATTTCTTTCCAGGCCTCATATTCAGCAGATGAGGATGCCGGAGGGGCAGTACTATCAATATGATCCATCACCTTGTAGGCGACAGCATGTAAGCGAAACAGCCTAATCCATTGAGAATACGTGACATTAGTACGGTCTAGGGTTCGGATCTTACTCTGTATATTTGTGACAGAGTATGAGTATGCAGGATGTAAAGATTGAGGCTTTGGGGGCTGTTCGACAGCATCTTTATTCATCGTGATGACTGGTCGGACGTATCcgaatagaaaaaaaaaaacaaaggaagGCGGCGGAAGGTTGAAAGAAGGATATCAgaattgctctgataccataaaggAGTTTATGGTGTATAATTCTGAATGCCTTTAATTGATAAAGAATACCCTTTAAATTGGGGAATGATACAACAGAATTCTGGGAAAATAAGGAAACCAAATCATGCCAGCTGTTACACCAAAACAGTTACAAATATTAAACAAGAATCACAATATATCAGCCAATATAATCGGCTGAATATATGCATGCTAAGaatttgaagttttttttttaattttttatttttaagaatgAAGTCCCTTTCTTTATTAGTTGAAACGTGTTATGAATTTAAATCGAGATAGATTTTAAACgtgcaacaagctgcgccgctacccctttttgaatagcaaaagtaagtattttaaaaactacgtccatagatctcggggtcataacattactatccATGACCATTTGAACTCCACTAAGTAGGTCCACAACCTCTAGCGCCAAGataccaaaagtatcaaaagcaatgTAACGTTCTAAAAGTTTCTAAAACCTTATAACTCAACAGTTGGTGCTTTTTACCACTAGGCAGTTTTTCGGGTTGAAACGTGGTGGCTTGAAGTTAACAAGAGTGATGATTGTTAAATGGGATATGATGCAGCGAGGATAAACGGGAATGGAAAAAATGGCCATTCATTGATCGTTCAAGTTGCTCAAGTGGGGTTGGGACACCGAAAACGATATTGTGTTTTTtacttttgttttgttatttaaaaAGACGAGTATATTATACATAATACAAAAACCCTATAAAAACCTTATGTCGCTGTTTATCTTTTCCATTTGTTGTCATTTGCATCAAAACCGATACATGCTACATGTATAATAATCCTTTTGTTTGAAAGTTATTAAGGATTAGCGGGTTACAACACAACACGTGTATTTAATGAATTTTAGTTCTTTTGCAATAAGGCTTTGGGGTATACTCTAACTTCATTGGTGTTAAACAAGTTAACATTTCTTCCAAACCACTCCCTTTCTATGTTAAAGGGGTGTTAAAACCTCATTTCGTTAACATGTTAACCTAGGtaaaaaaagaataagaaattaaTG
It encodes:
- the LOC110885858 gene encoding uncharacterized protein LOC110885858; protein product: MNKDAVEQPPKPQSLHPAYSYSVTNIQSKIRTLDRTNVTYSQWIRLFRLHAVAYKVMDHIDSTAPPASSSAEYEAWKEIDALVLQWIFSTLSDALLKRVMDSSTATAHAAWSKLEKIYLSNKKARAASLETKFCNLSLSACSSVEAYCQQLTDLANQLADVDVPVTESRLVLQLTPKKTLIPLF